From a single Asticcacaulis sp. MM231 genomic region:
- the ybeY gene encoding rRNA maturation RNase YbeY gives MEPLIDIEIEEDGWLDVLPDAQIVVETGIQAVFKAIEFNDQVDIVVLLCDDKEMKALNKEYRQKDAPTNVLSFPAPKMPGIAHLGDMALGLETCVREAKEQQKTLKNHVLHLSIHGALHLLGYDHMNDEDANEMENLERDILKTLNVADPYGPDHANG, from the coding sequence ATGGAACCTTTGATAGACATTGAGATCGAGGAAGACGGCTGGCTGGACGTCTTGCCGGATGCCCAGATCGTCGTCGAAACCGGTATTCAGGCCGTCTTCAAGGCGATCGAATTCAATGATCAGGTCGATATCGTTGTGCTGTTGTGCGACGACAAGGAGATGAAGGCGCTCAACAAGGAATACCGCCAGAAGGACGCGCCAACCAATGTGCTGAGCTTCCCGGCGCCGAAGATGCCGGGCATTGCCCACCTCGGTGACATGGCGCTAGGCCTTGAAACCTGCGTCCGGGAGGCCAAAGAACAACAAAAGACGCTGAAAAATCACGTTTTGCACCTCTCCATCCATGGCGCTTTGCATTTATTGGGCTATGATCATATGAACGATGAAGACGCGAACGAGATGGAAAACCTCGAACGTGATATACTAAAGACCCTTAACGTCGCCGATCCCTACGGACCCGATCACGCCAATGGCTGA
- the lnt gene encoding apolipoprotein N-acyltransferase gives MPKISAVLQHPHIVRLMRLIQGLSHRPRAMAALSGLFAALAQPPFGLLPGLLGYGLLLYALERDLGLKPKRTAFFMGWLAGFCYFLVSCFWVAEAFLVDAKTYGWMAPFAATLLPSGIALFWGAFAVLYTWLRPKNWTRFLFFASLFSLFEITRGTVLSGFPWNPAGSSWKAGSAMSQMAAYIGVYGLGFVTVLAFSAVGIVRRGRGVAGYAPAIFGGLVLIGCFAVGETRLLTTKISDTGYAIRFVQPAFSQEAKWTRSNFADLFETYVRMSKAKPLPGHRVPDLIIWPEGALPVMWETLTDPDNWMLPYMTSLLADKQSLMIGTSRQELDTTGHLVYRNSMLVLRSENDQTRVTGAYNKFKLVPFGEFTPYQDIANKIGISALTHFDESFTPGERTKPQSFPYIPRVLPLICYEGIFPSLDLTRYKTQDTMRPKWIVNISNDAWFGPTTGPVQHLNLASFRALEEGLPMVRSTPTGISVVIDPLGRPVSGTDLGLGKAGYMDVTLPGVVTTTHFAQERNLIVIFISLFCLIVLLVDKAVLRKKGRFQPNGHRKV, from the coding sequence ATGCCTAAGATATCGGCGGTCCTGCAACATCCCCATATCGTCCGCCTGATGCGCCTGATCCAGGGTCTGAGTCACCGTCCGCGTGCGATGGCAGCCTTGTCCGGGCTGTTCGCCGCGCTGGCGCAACCGCCTTTCGGCTTGTTGCCCGGCCTGCTTGGCTACGGTCTTTTGCTCTATGCGCTGGAGCGTGATCTGGGCCTCAAGCCAAAGCGCACCGCCTTTTTCATGGGTTGGCTGGCCGGCTTTTGTTATTTCCTCGTCTCGTGTTTCTGGGTGGCGGAGGCCTTTCTGGTCGATGCCAAGACCTATGGCTGGATGGCGCCCTTCGCGGCCACCTTGCTGCCTTCGGGCATTGCCCTGTTCTGGGGCGCTTTCGCTGTGCTCTATACTTGGCTGAGGCCGAAGAACTGGACGCGCTTTCTGTTCTTCGCGTCGCTGTTTTCGCTGTTCGAGATCACGCGCGGCACGGTACTTTCGGGCTTTCCGTGGAATCCGGCGGGATCAAGCTGGAAAGCCGGCAGCGCCATGTCGCAGATGGCGGCCTATATCGGAGTTTATGGTCTTGGCTTCGTCACGGTGCTTGCCTTTTCCGCCGTCGGTATTGTGCGGCGCGGACGCGGTGTGGCCGGGTATGCCCCAGCTATTTTCGGCGGGCTCGTCCTGATCGGCTGCTTTGCGGTGGGCGAGACGCGTCTGCTGACGACGAAGATCAGCGATACCGGCTATGCCATCCGCTTTGTGCAGCCGGCCTTCAGCCAGGAAGCCAAGTGGACGCGCTCAAACTTTGCAGATCTGTTCGAGACCTATGTCCGCATGAGCAAGGCGAAGCCGTTGCCCGGTCATCGCGTGCCGGACCTGATCATCTGGCCTGAAGGTGCGCTGCCGGTGATGTGGGAAACCTTGACTGACCCGGACAACTGGATGCTGCCCTATATGACCAGCCTTCTGGCCGACAAGCAGTCACTCATGATCGGCACCAGCCGGCAGGAGCTGGATACCACCGGCCATCTCGTTTATCGTAATTCTATGCTGGTCCTGCGCAGTGAAAATGACCAAACGCGCGTGACCGGCGCTTATAACAAGTTCAAGCTGGTGCCGTTTGGTGAGTTCACACCCTATCAGGATATCGCCAACAAGATCGGCATATCGGCCCTGACACATTTTGACGAAAGCTTTACGCCGGGCGAGCGCACGAAGCCTCAGAGCTTTCCATATATTCCGCGTGTTTTGCCGCTGATTTGCTATGAGGGCATTTTCCCCAGCCTCGACCTGACCCGCTACAAAACTCAGGACACAATGCGGCCCAAATGGATCGTTAACATTTCCAACGATGCCTGGTTCGGACCCACAACAGGACCCGTTCAACATCTCAATCTCGCCAGTTTTCGCGCCCTTGAAGAGGGTTTACCCATGGTAAGATCAACGCCTACGGGTATTTCCGTTGTTATTGATCCGCTTGGACGCCCTGTTTCAGGTACTGACTTGGGTCTGGGCAAGGCTGGATACATGGATGTAACTTTACCGGGTGTGGTAACCACTACCCACTTCGCTCAGGAGCGTAACCTGATTGTTATATTCATATCGCTTTTTTGCTTGATTGTTTTGTTAGTGGACAAGGCTGTTCTGCGAAAAAAGGGACGATTTCAGCCCAATGGTCACAGAAAAGTGTAG
- a CDS encoding hemolysin family protein, with product MTPRVDIVAIELSSTLADVVRICVESEHSRLPIYRDGLDDPVGVVHIKDILKLLSPETGRAAPNWAEPVLHRLRRELLYVPSSMTTSDLLLRMQAQRIHMALVIDEFGGTDGLVTLEDLIEAVVGNIDDEYDEAGDEEMRELNNGQYEIDGRVELVTLEEKLGLSLYPEDTEEEIDTLAGLVTVLAGRVPQRGEVVPYPAAGFDIEVLDADARRIKRLRLHRRSPDQADRETTDVRPAAKTTHA from the coding sequence ATGACGCCGCGGGTCGATATCGTGGCCATCGAGCTGTCCAGCACCCTGGCTGATGTCGTGCGTATTTGCGTCGAGAGCGAACATTCGCGCCTGCCGATCTACCGCGACGGTCTCGATGATCCGGTCGGCGTGGTCCATATCAAGGATATCCTCAAGCTTTTGTCGCCGGAAACCGGCCGCGCCGCGCCGAACTGGGCCGAGCCGGTGCTGCATCGCCTGCGCCGCGAACTGCTCTATGTGCCATCGTCCATGACCACCTCGGATCTGTTGCTGCGGATGCAGGCCCAGCGTATCCACATGGCGCTGGTGATCGATGAATTCGGCGGCACCGATGGCCTGGTGACACTGGAAGACCTGATCGAGGCTGTGGTCGGCAATATCGACGACGAGTATGATGAGGCCGGCGATGAGGAAATGCGCGAACTCAACAATGGCCAGTATGAGATCGATGGCCGCGTCGAACTGGTGACGCTGGAAGAAAAGCTCGGCCTGTCGCTCTACCCGGAAGATACCGAGGAAGAAATCGACACGCTCGCCGGTCTGGTGACCGTGCTGGCCGGCCGCGTGCCGCAGCGTGGCGAGGTGGTGCCCTATCCGGCCGCCGGTTTCGATATCGAGGTCCTCGATGCCGATGCCCGCCGAATCAAGCGCTTGCGTCTGCACCGCCGTTCGCCCGATCAGGCGGATCGCGAGACAACGGATGTCCGGCCTGCCGCTAAAACGACCCATGCCTAA
- the rimP gene encoding ribosome maturation factor RimP has protein sequence MRAKTTEERKLLEVFDPLAEEMELDIVRVRLQGSRDPGGSRFLQIMAERKSDGDINVTQCARLSRAISAYIDEADPIPGEFTLEVSSPGIDRPLTRLKDFETYEGLEARIELDRLAEGRKRFRGILAGIEDDHIAIDLEGEAETALMPFDWVVEAKLILNDELLKRGAEAKAARGEEDDLEDEDFDDDDFEDEDDLEDDAANEND, from the coding sequence GTGCGCGCCAAAACCACTGAAGAACGCAAATTGCTTGAGGTATTCGATCCGCTCGCTGAAGAGATGGAACTCGATATCGTCCGCGTGCGCCTGCAAGGCTCACGTGATCCCGGCGGTTCGCGCTTCCTGCAGATCATGGCCGAGCGCAAGAGCGACGGCGATATCAATGTGACGCAGTGCGCCCGCCTGTCGCGCGCCATCTCCGCCTATATTGATGAAGCCGATCCCATTCCCGGTGAGTTCACGCTTGAGGTGTCGTCGCCCGGTATCGACCGTCCGCTGACCCGCCTGAAGGATTTCGAGACCTATGAAGGTCTTGAGGCCCGCATTGAACTCGACCGTCTCGCCGAGGGTCGTAAGCGTTTCCGTGGCATTCTGGCCGGCATCGAGGATGATCATATCGCCATCGACCTGGAAGGTGAGGCCGAAACCGCCCTCATGCCGTTCGACTGGGTGGTTGAGGCCAAGCTGATCCTCAATGACGAACTTCTGAAACGCGGCGCCGAGGCTAAAGCGGCGCGCGGTGAAGAAGATGATCTGGAAGACGAAGACTTTGATGACGACGACTTCGAGGATGAAGACGACCTCGAAGACGACGCTGCGAATGAAAATGACTAA
- the purU gene encoding formyltetrahydrofolate deformylase codes for MLDTTDFDPAHYVLIIKCPDTRGIVAAVSGYLNDNEISIVELAQFNDALGDMFYVRVVFKQAGPKMPPMATLHDGFKPIAHRFSMAWDIYNLSNKPRVLIAVSKFGHCLNELLYRWRSGLLPVDIVCVMSNHDDMRSLVEWSGIPYVCLPTKGIDKAAQEAEFLKLIEDYQADLVVLARYMQILSDDLARRLEGRCINIHHSFLPSFKGAKPYHQAHARGVKIIGATAHYVTSDLDEGPIIEQDVQRVHHGLTPEQLVAIGQDIEARVLARAVTWHAERRVIINGSKTVVFS; via the coding sequence ATGCTTGACACCACAGACTTTGACCCCGCCCATTACGTCCTGATCATCAAGTGCCCGGATACCCGCGGCATTGTGGCCGCCGTTTCCGGCTATCTGAATGACAACGAAATTTCGATTGTCGAGTTGGCGCAGTTCAACGATGCTTTAGGCGACATGTTCTATGTCCGTGTCGTCTTCAAACAGGCCGGGCCGAAGATGCCGCCGATGGCCACTCTGCACGATGGTTTCAAACCGATCGCCCACCGTTTCTCGATGGCCTGGGATATCTATAACCTGTCGAACAAGCCCCGGGTGCTGATCGCGGTATCGAAATTTGGCCACTGCCTGAATGAGCTGCTGTATCGCTGGCGCTCAGGCCTGCTGCCGGTCGATATCGTCTGTGTCATGTCCAATCATGATGACATGCGTTCTCTGGTCGAATGGAGCGGCATTCCTTATGTCTGCCTGCCGACCAAAGGCATCGATAAGGCGGCGCAGGAAGCCGAGTTCCTTAAATTAATCGAGGACTATCAGGCTGATCTGGTCGTGCTGGCGCGCTACATGCAAATTCTCTCGGACGATCTGGCGCGCAGGCTGGAAGGCCGCTGCATCAATATCCACCACTCGTTCCTGCCCAGCTTCAAGGGCGCCAAGCCGTACCATCAGGCCCATGCGCGTGGTGTGAAGATCATCGGCGCCACGGCGCACTATGTCACGTCGGATCTCGACGAAGGCCCGATTATCGAGCAGGACGTTCAGCGCGTCCACCATGGCCTGACACCCGAACAACTGGTGGCCATCGGTCAGGATATCGAAGCGCGCGTTCTGGCCCGCGCCGTCACCTGGCACGCCGAGCGCCGCGTGATTATCAACGGCTCGAAAACGGTCGTTTTTTCCTGA
- a CDS encoding helix-turn-helix domain-containing protein, protein MDDIIKAERGPNPVDLHVGARVRMRRKFLGMSQEGLAETIELTFQQVQKYERGSNRISASKLYEISRALKAPVAYFFEGYGENEAVEGFSESESEQFVHGFLMTTEGIELAEAFPRIKNAKHRRRILELVRALAEDDDA, encoded by the coding sequence TTGGACGATATTATTAAGGCGGAGCGCGGCCCCAATCCGGTCGATTTGCATGTGGGTGCCCGTGTCAGAATGCGCCGCAAGTTCCTGGGCATGTCCCAGGAAGGTTTGGCTGAAACGATCGAACTGACGTTCCAGCAGGTTCAGAAGTATGAGCGGGGTTCCAACCGTATCAGCGCCTCCAAGCTTTATGAAATCTCCCGCGCCCTCAAGGCGCCGGTGGCCTATTTCTTTGAAGGTTATGGTGAAAACGAAGCTGTTGAGGGTTTTTCGGAATCCGAGTCCGAGCAGTTCGTCCACGGTTTCCTGATGACCACTGAGGGCATCGAACTGGCAGAAGCCTTCCCGCGCATCAAGAACGCCAAGCATCGCCGCCGCATTCTTGAACTGGTGCGCGCGCTCGCCGAAGACGACGACGCTTAA
- the metK gene encoding methionine adenosyltransferase, with amino-acid sequence MRSNYIFTSESVSEGHPDKVADRISDVVVDAFLARDPEARVACETLVTTNRIVLAGEVRAGDDQIQEIIAGLEDKVRHAVKDIGYAQKGFHWAMADYACHLHAQSADIAQGVDSSANKDEGAGDQGIMFGYATDETAELTSAPLQWSHNILKRLATARHAGETALEPDAKSQVTVQYENGKPSRILKILVSHQHKDGLTPSDIEAIIKPYALEVLPAGMVTDETEWLVNPTGNFVIGGPDGDAGLTGRKIIVDTYGGAAPHGGGAFSGKDPTKVDRSAAYALRYLAKNVVAAGLAKKCTLQVSYAIGVSHPLSFYVDTHGTGQVDEEKLELILPQLIGGLTPKSIRTHLGLNKPIYERTAAYGHFGRTPDAEGGFSWENTDLIEALKAEF; translated from the coding sequence ATGCGCTCAAACTACATCTTCACCAGCGAAAGCGTCTCCGAAGGCCATCCTGATAAGGTGGCTGATCGTATTTCTGACGTCGTGGTCGATGCCTTTCTCGCCCGTGACCCTGAAGCGCGCGTGGCCTGTGAAACCCTGGTGACGACCAATCGCATCGTTCTGGCCGGCGAAGTCCGCGCTGGTGATGACCAGATCCAGGAAATCATCGCGGGTCTGGAAGACAAGGTGCGTCATGCCGTCAAGGATATCGGCTACGCCCAAAAGGGTTTCCACTGGGCCATGGCCGATTACGCCTGCCACCTGCACGCCCAGTCGGCTGATATCGCGCAGGGCGTCGATTCCAGCGCTAACAAGGACGAAGGTGCCGGCGATCAGGGCATCATGTTCGGTTACGCCACCGATGAAACGGCGGAACTGACCTCGGCGCCGCTGCAATGGTCGCACAACATCCTCAAGCGCCTGGCCACCGCCCGTCACGCCGGCGAAACCGCGCTGGAGCCGGATGCCAAGAGCCAGGTCACCGTCCAGTATGAAAATGGCAAGCCGTCGCGCATTCTCAAGATCCTGGTATCGCACCAGCATAAGGATGGCCTGACGCCCTCGGACATCGAAGCCATTATCAAACCCTACGCCCTCGAAGTCCTGCCCGCCGGCATGGTGACCGACGAGACCGAGTGGCTGGTCAACCCGACCGGCAATTTCGTCATCGGCGGCCCGGACGGCGATGCCGGCCTGACCGGCCGTAAGATCATCGTCGACACCTACGGTGGTGCGGCCCCGCATGGCGGCGGCGCTTTCTCCGGCAAGGACCCGACCAAGGTCGATCGTTCGGCCGCCTATGCCCTGCGCTATCTGGCGAAGAATGTCGTGGCCGCCGGTCTGGCGAAGAAGTGCACGCTTCAGGTCTCCTACGCCATCGGCGTGTCGCATCCCCTGTCCTTCTATGTCGACACCCACGGCACCGGCCAGGTCGATGAAGAAAAGCTCGAACTCATCCTGCCGCAACTGATTGGCGGCCTGACGCCGAAGTCGATCCGCACGCATCTGGGTCTCAACAAGCCGATCTATGAACGCACTGCGGCCTATGGTCACTTTGGCCGCACGCCCGATGCCGAGGGTGGTTTCTCCTGGGAGAACACCGATCTGATCGAGGCCCTGAAGGCTGAATTCTAG
- a CDS encoding RNA-binding protein, translating to MQTPPPNNEFAPLTHIDPDTGSASDQEAEDAVLCEDAKGRILQRRDIATGKTVTTDGLLRFVVSPEGLLTPDVAHKLPGRGMWIESSRAALEIALKKNIFSRAAKRQVKADPKTIPLVHDLLRRRCLDLLGLARREGGIVNGFEKALATVKSGKAGWIIEASDGSEDGRKRILYAGSQQTPSPNVCGSFSNAELSLALGTENAIHVALLSGRRVQRWSLEMKRLSGFEPLVPQGWGRRPEP from the coding sequence ATGCAGACGCCACCACCGAACAATGAGTTCGCGCCACTAACCCACATCGACCCCGATACCGGCTCCGCCTCTGATCAAGAGGCGGAGGACGCGGTCCTGTGCGAAGACGCCAAGGGCCGCATCCTGCAACGCCGCGATATCGCCACCGGCAAGACTGTCACCACCGATGGCCTGTTGCGCTTTGTCGTGTCACCGGAAGGCCTGCTCACGCCGGATGTCGCCCACAAGCTGCCAGGACGCGGCATGTGGATCGAATCGAGCCGCGCCGCCCTTGAAATCGCGTTGAAAAAGAACATATTCAGCCGTGCGGCCAAGCGTCAGGTGAAGGCCGACCCCAAAACCATACCTTTGGTCCACGATCTGTTACGCCGCCGCTGCCTTGATCTTCTCGGTCTGGCGCGCCGTGAAGGCGGGATCGTCAATGGCTTTGAAAAGGCCCTCGCCACCGTCAAGTCGGGCAAGGCGGGCTGGATCATCGAAGCTTCGGACGGTTCGGAAGATGGCCGTAAGCGTATTTTATACGCCGGCAGCCAGCAAACCCCCTCGCCAAACGTTTGCGGAAGCTTTAGTAACGCCGAATTAAGTTTGGCTTTAGGCACAGAAAATGCCATACACGTCGCACTCCTGTCGGGGCGGCGCGTGCAGCGTTGGTCTTTAGAGATGAAAAGACTGTCGGGATTTGAGCCCCTGGTGCCGCAAGGCTGGGGCCGGAGACCGGAGCCATAG
- the infB gene encoding translation initiation factor IF-2 produces the protein MSDDDKNNDQPRERAPLTLKPRVGGNVSTGTVKQSFSHGRSKTVVVETKRRISAPAPGSQPQHVRPSAPEVNRPQQTQAPRPAQSSQRPQGGNAGGLRQEEQDARQRALQAALAEQERKAAEARAAAARAAAAAAAAAQAAPAPTPTPASTIVPQAPQPTTAAPAEARVEAAPAPAVTPSAPQPAAPAPKPAAPAQPAFRNERAPRFEARPGGDRPQGDRPQGDRPQGGYQGQRSDARPSGERTPYPSRDPNTSRPPYPPRDGQRSDAPRGDRPQGDRPFTPRDPNAPRPPRDPNRPFTPRDPNAPRPPRDPNAPPRADRGETVRYNVNSPRPPRPGQGVSANAPSAPEVDRIRSTRGATGAVNKTPEQRKAIDDEEIARGKRGGKGGAAAKAVSQTRGEPKRREGRLTLQAVVGDDEGSADRMRSLASVRRAREREREKRKGNTTEQARTAREVIIPDIITVQELSNRMAVRAVDIIKFLMRQGMMLKINDVIDTDTAELVASEFGHTVKRVSESDVLEGFIDAEDHSDDTVSRPPVVAVMGHVDHGKTSLLDALRSADVASGEAGGITQHIGAYQVRLPAGEKVTFLDTPGHAAFSAMRARGANVTDIVVLVVAADDGVMPQTIEAINHARSAHTPIIVAINKMDKPGAKPERIINELLQHEIVVESLGGDTQVVEVSAKTRVGLDNLIEAILLQSEVLDLRANPDRTAEGIVIEAKLDKGRGPVATVLVKRGTLKRGDIVVAGSSFGRVRALINERNEQLSEAGPSEPVEILGLDGAPDPGEAFAVVENDARAREITEYRERVRREKTLAPVGAVSLTDMMSKLADKKVKELPLIIKSDVQGSGEAIVGSLDKLGTDEVRARIIHSAAGAITESDVQLAKGSGSPIIGFNVRASKQARDLAEREGVEIRYYAIIYDLIDDIKGVLSGMLAPIQRETFLGNAEILEVFDISKIGKVAGCIVKEGKMQKGARIRIIRDDVVIQEMGLLSTLKRFKDEVNEVQVSQECGMAFNGFHDLKKGDFIECFTVEEIKRTL, from the coding sequence ATGAGCGACGACGATAAGAATAACGACCAGCCACGCGAGCGCGCACCGCTCACGCTGAAGCCGCGCGTAGGCGGCAATGTTTCGACGGGCACCGTCAAGCAAAGCTTCAGCCATGGCCGCTCCAAGACGGTGGTGGTGGAAACCAAGCGCCGCATCAGCGCGCCTGCTCCCGGCAGTCAGCCCCAGCACGTCCGTCCGTCCGCGCCGGAGGTAAACCGTCCGCAACAGACCCAGGCGCCGCGCCCGGCCCAGTCGTCGCAACGTCCGCAAGGCGGCAATGCCGGCGGTCTGCGTCAGGAAGAACAGGACGCCCGTCAGCGCGCCCTGCAGGCCGCGCTAGCCGAACAGGAACGCAAGGCCGCCGAGGCCCGCGCTGCTGCTGCACGTGCCGCTGCGGCCGCCGCCGCTGCCGCGCAAGCCGCACCGGCCCCGACGCCAACGCCTGCCTCAACCATTGTGCCGCAAGCGCCGCAACCCACGACGGCTGCTCCCGCTGAGGCACGTGTCGAAGCCGCGCCTGCACCGGCTGTGACGCCTTCGGCGCCGCAACCCGCCGCGCCTGCGCCCAAGCCGGCCGCACCGGCACAACCCGCCTTCCGCAACGAGCGCGCCCCGCGCTTCGAAGCACGCCCGGGCGGTGATCGTCCGCAAGGCGATCGCCCTCAGGGTGACCGTCCGCAGGGTGGTTATCAGGGCCAGCGCAGCGATGCGCGCCCAAGTGGCGAACGCACGCCTTATCCGTCGCGTGATCCGAACACCTCGCGTCCGCCTTACCCACCCCGTGATGGCCAGCGCAGCGATGCGCCCCGCGGTGATCGTCCGCAAGGCGATCGTCCGTTCACCCCGCGCGACCCGAACGCCCCGCGTCCGCCGCGCGATCCGAACCGTCCGTTCACCCCGCGTGATCCGAACGCCCCGCGCCCGCCGCGCGATCCGAATGCGCCCCCGCGCGCCGATCGTGGCGAAACCGTGCGTTACAACGTCAACTCGCCGCGTCCGCCGCGTCCGGGCCAGGGCGTTTCCGCCAATGCGCCTTCGGCGCCCGAAGTCGACCGTATCCGCTCGACCCGCGGCGCCACCGGTGCTGTCAATAAGACGCCCGAGCAACGCAAGGCCATCGATGACGAGGAAATCGCACGCGGCAAGCGTGGCGGCAAGGGTGGCGCAGCCGCCAAGGCCGTGTCGCAGACCCGTGGCGAACCCAAGCGCCGCGAAGGCCGCCTGACCCTGCAAGCCGTTGTCGGTGACGACGAGGGTAGCGCCGACCGCATGCGCTCGCTGGCTTCGGTCCGCCGCGCCCGTGAACGTGAGCGTGAAAAGCGCAAGGGCAACACGACCGAGCAGGCCCGCACGGCCCGTGAAGTCATTATCCCTGACATAATCACCGTGCAGGAACTGTCCAACCGGATGGCTGTGCGCGCTGTCGATATCATCAAGTTCCTGATGCGTCAGGGCATGATGCTGAAGATCAACGACGTGATCGACACCGATACCGCCGAACTGGTGGCATCGGAATTCGGTCACACCGTCAAGCGCGTGTCGGAATCCGACGTTCTGGAAGGCTTCATCGACGCCGAAGACCACTCGGACGACACAGTGTCGCGTCCGCCGGTCGTGGCCGTCATGGGTCACGTCGACCACGGCAAGACGTCCTTGCTTGACGCCCTGCGTTCGGCGGATGTGGCGTCCGGCGAAGCCGGCGGCATCACCCAGCACATCGGCGCCTATCAGGTTCGCCTGCCGGCCGGTGAGAAGGTGACCTTCCTCGATACGCCGGGTCACGCCGCCTTCTCGGCCATGCGTGCCCGTGGCGCCAACGTGACGGACATCGTCGTGCTGGTGGTGGCGGCGGATGACGGCGTCATGCCGCAGACGATCGAAGCCATCAACCACGCCCGTTCGGCTCATACGCCGATCATCGTGGCCATCAACAAGATGGACAAGCCGGGCGCCAAGCCTGAGCGCATCATCAACGAGCTGCTGCAACACGAAATCGTCGTGGAATCGCTCGGCGGCGACACGCAGGTGGTTGAGGTTTCGGCCAAGACCCGCGTCGGTCTCGACAACCTGATCGAAGCCATCCTGCTGCAATCCGAAGTGCTCGATCTGCGCGCCAATCCGGACCGCACAGCCGAAGGTATCGTCATCGAAGCCAAGCTCGACAAGGGTCGTGGTCCTGTGGCCACCGTTTTGGTCAAGCGCGGCACGCTCAAGCGTGGCGACATCGTCGTCGCCGGTTCGTCGTTCGGTCGCGTCCGCGCCCTGATCAACGAGCGCAACGAGCAACTGAGCGAAGCTGGTCCTTCTGAGCCGGTGGAAATCCTCGGTCTCGACGGCGCGCCCGATCCGGGTGAAGCTTTCGCTGTGGTCGAAAACGACGCCCGCGCCCGTGAAATCACCGAGTACCGCGAACGTGTCCGCCGTGAAAAGACGCTGGCTCCGGTCGGCGCCGTTTCGCTCACCGACATGATGAGCAAGCTGGCCGACAAGAAGGTCAAGGAACTGCCGCTCATCATCAAGTCGGACGTTCAGGGTTCGGGCGAAGCCATTGTCGGCTCGCTGGATAAGCTGGGCACCGATGAAGTGCGTGCGCGCATCATTCACTCGGCCGCTGGCGCCATCACCGAATCCGACGTGCAACTGGCCAAGGGTTCCGGTTCGCCGATCATCGGCTTCAACGTCCGTGCTTCCAAGCAGGCGCGTGACCTGGCTGAGCGCGAAGGCGTCGAGATCCGCTACTACGCCATCATTTATGATCTGATCGACGACATCAAGGGCGTGCTCTCGGGCATGCTGGCGCCGATCCAGCGCGAAACCTTCCTCGGTAACGCCGAAATCCTCGAAGTCTTCGATATCTCGAAGATCGGCAAGGTGGCCGGTTGTATCGTCAAAGAAGGCAAGATGCAGAAGGGTGCGCGCATCCGGATCATCCGCGATGATGTGGTCATTCAGGAAATGGGTCTTCTGTCGACGCTCAAGCGCTTCAAGGACGAAGTCAACGAGGTGCAGGTATCGCAGGAATGCGGTATGGCCTTCAACGGCTTCCACGACCTCAAGAAGGGCGATTTCATCGAGTGCTTCACGGTCGAGGAAATCAAACGCACACTTTAA
- the trmB gene encoding tRNA (guanosine(46)-N7)-methyltransferase TrmB, whose amino-acid sequence MSEDTTTPLTEWGPMRSFGRIKSRKLKPLQATLFDTLLPEIEATDERVAAALASGRDIWLEIGFGGGEHLAAQALKHPDVTFIGCEPFLNGVGSVLRHIEDDGLKNVLILAGDARPLLDKLPDSALSRIFILFADPWPKARHNKRRFIQPETIAAFARALKPGGSVRFATDWADYADWALERFLANPDLDWRAGSPADWNNPPADHVTTRYEVKKLGDCAPVFLDFYRC is encoded by the coding sequence ATGTCCGAAGACACCACCACGCCGCTGACCGAATGGGGCCCTATGCGCTCGTTCGGCCGGATCAAGTCGCGCAAGCTCAAGCCCTTGCAGGCCACTTTGTTTGATACCCTGCTTCCGGAGATTGAGGCCACGGATGAGCGTGTGGCCGCGGCCTTGGCATCTGGCCGTGACATCTGGCTGGAAATCGGCTTCGGCGGCGGCGAACATCTGGCGGCGCAGGCTTTGAAGCACCCTGACGTGACCTTCATCGGCTGTGAGCCCTTTCTGAATGGCGTCGGTTCGGTTCTGCGCCATATCGAGGACGATGGTCTGAAAAACGTGCTCATTCTGGCCGGCGATGCACGGCCCTTGCTCGACAAGTTGCCGGATTCTGCCCTGAGCCGTATCTTTATCTTGTTCGCCGACCCGTGGCCGAAGGCGCGCCATAACAAACGCCGCTTTATCCAGCCGGAGACCATTGCCGCCTTTGCGCGCGCCCTGAAACCCGGTGGTTCGGTACGGTTCGCCACCGATTGGGCCGATTACGCGGACTGGGCGCTGGAACGCTTTCTGGCAAATCCCGATCTCGACTGGCGTGCCGGTTCGCCGGCTGATTGGAACAATCCGCCCGCCGACCACGTCACCACGCGCTATGAGGTCAAGAAACTGGGCGATTGCGCGCCGGTCTTCCTCGACTTCTACCGCTGTTAA